The sequence TTGTCGTTCAGTTTATGCGAAAGATAAAAATTGGGAATAACCGCGTCATCTGCATAATCTTTGGTGTTGACATCGTAGTCGTTGTTGCCATAACTAACATTACCGGAGACATCAATATTAGGGTTAACGTAGATTACACCACCTGATACTTGCGTCCCTTCTAGGTAGGTTAGTAAAGCTGGGTTACGCCATTGAGAACCAGCGTTGTCTGCCATTGCGGCTTCACCAGCATAAGCACGACCAAGGCCTGTTGCTGAGTATTCAGCTAACTGAAAGCCTGCCGCTAGGCTGCTGCTACTGTATGTTGCTATGCCACTTAGAATAGCAACCGAGAGAAGAGTTTTGTTTAATTTCATTATTATATTCACTGAATTAGTTAGACAACACATTTTGCAGTGGAGTATTTTACGAATGGAGTAATTACTTTAATAATGAAAATTACAAAATTGTTAAGGTTTGAATCTTTAATCTTATTAATTAGAATATATGGTATTTTATTCTGGCAATGTGGTCTGACCATTGTGTTTTTCAGCGTACATGCGTGGTATGAAACTAGTCGATATCGATACAGCTGTACGCTGAATTTCGTTGGGTACTGGACGGAAAAAACAGAAAAGGGCCGGAAATCCGACCCTTTTTAACTATGATACTTTCTAAGCTAAGTTTAGAAAGTACGGCTGTATTGTAAGCCGACTAGGATAGCATCTGCGTGAGTAGTTGCTTCCATATTGGTATTCAAGTAAGTAGGGTATGGCGTAGTCTGGCCTGTTGGTAAAGTAGTGCTTTCTGATACTTTTACATCATCACCTAACAGATAAGTAAAGCCAAAGTCGATGTTTGACTTAGGAGTTATGTGGTATGTAAAACCAGTCGAGAACCACTGACGATCAGAGTCAGGTACGGATATTGACGTTACTTCATCTTGCGCACTAGTGTCATACATGTAACCAGCACGTATAGTCCAGTCTTCATTTAGGTAATATGTACCACCAAGCGAGTAGTGCATACCATTTTGCCATTCGTAAGTATTAATGGTACCGCTGGTTTTTCCTTCGAGTTTGTCAAAAGAGCTCCAACCTATCCATTGAACACTGTAGTGCACTGCAAATTTAGTATCTTCTATACGGTGGTAACCAGAAAGCTCTAGAATATCTGGTAAAGGCATAAGTAAGGTATCATTAATTGAACCTGAAGCGCCTGTATATCCAGCATAGTTAACATCACCATCAGCTTCTAGCTCTGGGCTATAATGATATGCGAGGCCGAAACGGTTATTTTCGTTCATTTCGTACACAGTACCAAGATTAAATCCTAGACCCCATCCATCTGCGTCTATGTCAACCAGTTTTGTTCCTGATGTTGTCATGGCTCGACTAAATTTTCCAGAACCATAGACTAGATCGAGCCCTGCACCAACGCTCCATTGTTGATTAATTCGATATGAGCCAGCCAATCCCAAATTGAAACTTTTAACATCAGTTGACCCACCATACTCTCCAGCAACATAGCTGCTATCAAATTCTGTTTTGGTACCAAAGTTAGTATATGCGTTAAGACCCCAAGCAAATTTATCATTTACAGGAACGATAAGATGTAGATTTGGTGCGACTGAAGTACCGCCCGCATCATCATAGTTTGCGCTCTGTGAGCTAGAGGACATTGGTTGGCCCGTTGCATCTAGATATGATTGCGTATAAGTAGCATCTTTCACTTCAATCATAGAAGTAATGGTGACAAAACCCAATGACATTGCGGTTTCATCGAAAAGAGCCATTGTTGCTGGGTTACGTGCCATAGAAGACGCGTTATCGGCGATAACGGCATCCCCTGCGAATGCTCGGCCTAGGCCTGTAGCGGATTGTGCATTTAATTGGAAGCCCGCAGCTACTGCTTGCTGAGAGGCAAGCGCTATAGTGACTGCAATGATAGACTTTTTAAACAGACGCGTTTTATTCATTAGTAATCCCTTTTGTAAAAATCGCCTCTTTTAATGGGCGTTATATCCAGAGTCGTAGCTCTGTTTGGTTGTTAATGAGAGCAAATGCTCAGTTTGTTGGCTGATGATAGTCACAATTATATAGACTAGAAATCCGACCATTGGCTAATTTGATAGGAAAATACTAAAAATGGTAGGTAACGGGCGTGAAATTGTCGTAAAGTGGGCTCTTTTAGAGTATGCACTCTAAACGCTTGTTTGAAAGTTAATAATATGTTAATGGCGTGTTAAATTATGGGTTTTTAAAAGCTCCCAAGGCTGGGAGCTTTGATTGAACTACAGAGTAGGTTTGATTATTGATGTCAAATTCGCGGCAATTTTTTGGATGTTTTCACCCTCTTCACCGACAAGAATAACACTAGAACCTTCAATCGGAACAACGACACCTGACATTCCATCTTTATTAAAATCAATAGCTTGCTCTGTTCCTATGTTGGTAACAAAAAGCGTAATTCGACCTTGTTCACCTTTAAAAACCATATGTAAAGCATTTGAACTACCAAAACCACAATGATTTAAGTAATAAACATGGTACGGGAACGTTTCTGTAAATTGATAGGCAAATGGTCGCAACTTTGCGTTGATTTGCGTCGAACTTACACTTTCGTCTAGGTTATTCACGAAAGGTGACTCATGAATCACATGTTCTACAGCTGTGTCTGCCAAACTGGCATTTGCAGAGCCAATAAGCAAAGGAGTCCAGTTAACTTGCCCAATAATTAACCCAGCAGCGAAAGCGGCTGAAGCTGCCATGGCGAGCATTTGTTTAGTGAAGCTCTTTTTTTCCGGTTGCGCACTATGGTTAAATAAAATACGGTCGGCTAAGTCGTCTGGTACATCGACTTTCATCGCTTGTTCTATCTTGGCGTCTAAATTTAATATATCGTCAGCAAAAACTTGATTAGCCTCAGAGTGTTGGATTGCATCATTAATATCTTTATTACGGAGCTTGGGCTCTGAAAGTATCATTCGACGAAATTCTAAATCATCCATTATTCAGCCCCCTTATCTTTGTGATTTTATTGTCTGATTCATCGAGCATGTCTTTAAGTTGGTTTCTTGCTCTAAAGAGCCGAGTCATAACGGTGTTCTTATTAAGTTCGAGAATATTTCCGATCTCCTCACCACTGAATCCACCGACAACCTGCAAAAACAGAGGCTCACGATACTCAGTATCTAGCTTCATTATTTGCGCTTGAATCCATTCTTGCTGATGATGTGGATCATCACTGGCCTTTGCTTCGTGGCCGTAATCATCGATATCAACGAGCTCTAGTTGTTTGCGTTCGAAACGTCTTGCATTCTCTCGTCGAAGAATGGTGATCAACCAAGATTTCGCTGCTTTTTCATCTAACAGGCTATCTAAAGATTTCCATGCACGAAGGCATGTTTCTTGTACTAGATCTTCTGCTATCGTCCTATCTTTGCATAGCCAATAAGCATAGCGAAATAGGTCTTTATGGTAAGCGCGCACAAGTGCTTCGTATTTTCTATTTTTGTCCATATCCAAGTTGACCGTGGAAGTGGACTTTTTCTTTCCAAAAAGATTAACTATCGACATGCGAGCCTCCGTTTGCTCTTTGTCGTTCGTAAATTTCCATATGTCATGCTAGACATAAAATGAGATATAAACGGGTTTATATATGAGTCTTTTAGCGAACTTCTTTGTTTGTTTATTTGCCAGTAATTGGCTGTAGACCTAATTAACAATAAATTGATCTACTTCAAAATCTTACCTTCATAACAAGTTATAGTAATGTCTGTCATCTAGCTAGCCCTTGTGGCTAGTGTGTTGAGCAAGGTGACACTTCCTTTTGAAGGCTGACTTTACTTTCTCCTAATCAGGAAACTGATTATTTTCAATTGGCGTAAGTTAATTGTTTTTATATGAACATTCCAACCACACCATATAGTGTGGTTTTTTTTGCCTATTTTCTAATTTAAATCAGTTTAAGCAAGTTTTTAACTTC is a genomic window of Vibrio algarum containing:
- a CDS encoding outer membrane protein transport protein; this translates as MNKTRLFKKSIIAVTIALASQQAVAAGFQLNAQSATGLGRAFAGDAVIADNASSMARNPATMALFDETAMSLGFVTITSMIEVKDATYTQSYLDATGQPMSSSSQSANYDDAGGTSVAPNLHLIVPVNDKFAWGLNAYTNFGTKTEFDSSYVAGEYGGSTDVKSFNLGLAGSYRINQQWSVGAGLDLVYGSGKFSRAMTTSGTKLVDIDADGWGLGFNLGTVYEMNENNRFGLAYHYSPELEADGDVNYAGYTGASGSINDTLLMPLPDILELSGYHRIEDTKFAVHYSVQWIGWSSFDKLEGKTSGTINTYEWQNGMHYSLGGTYYLNEDWTIRAGYMYDTSAQDEVTSISVPDSDRQWFSTGFTYHITPKSNIDFGFTYLLGDDVKVSESTTLPTGQTTPYPTYLNTNMEATTHADAILVGLQYSRTF
- a CDS encoding DUF3379 family protein, with protein sequence MDDLEFRRMILSEPKLRNKDINDAIQHSEANQVFADDILNLDAKIEQAMKVDVPDDLADRILFNHSAQPEKKSFTKQMLAMAASAAFAAGLIIGQVNWTPLLIGSANASLADTAVEHVIHESPFVNNLDESVSSTQINAKLRPFAYQFTETFPYHVYYLNHCGFGSSNALHMVFKGEQGRITLFVTNIGTEQAIDFNKDGMSGVVVPIEGSSVILVGEEGENIQKIAANLTSIIKPTL
- a CDS encoding sigma-70 family RNA polymerase sigma factor: MSIVNLFGKKKSTSTVNLDMDKNRKYEALVRAYHKDLFRYAYWLCKDRTIAEDLVQETCLRAWKSLDSLLDEKAAKSWLITILRRENARRFERKQLELVDIDDYGHEAKASDDPHHQQEWIQAQIMKLDTEYREPLFLQVVGGFSGEEIGNILELNKNTVMTRLFRARNQLKDMLDESDNKITKIRGLNNG